One window of Lathamus discolor isolate bLatDis1 chromosome 22, bLatDis1.hap1, whole genome shotgun sequence genomic DNA carries:
- the NKX2-6 gene encoding homeobox protein Nkx-2.6, whose product MLPTPFSVKDILNLERADTAGAPLAPRSPGGEEEPPRQRLLVPALEAGEQRGDPCHHPKQRQRRKPRVLFSQAQVSELERQFKHHKYLSAPEREHLARALKLTSTQVKIWFQNRRYKCKRQRQDKSLELAAHPLPARRVAVPVVLVRDGKPCLGGSQLYPAPYSAGAYSYSSYYGAYSSSPYGGSYGGGYAAVPPSATPSSHTVNGSLGMASAAQHQPLCLQATGQAGIRAW is encoded by the exons ATGCTGCCCACCCCCTTCTCGGTGAAGGACATCCTCAACCTGGAGCGGGCGGACACGGCCGGGGCGCCCCTCGCCCCCCGCAGCCCCGGCGGGGAGGAAGAGCCTCCGC GACAACGCTTGCTCGTCCCCGCTCTGGAGGCAGGGGAGCAGAGAGGTGACCCCTGCCACCACCCCAAGCAGCGGCAGCGGAGGAAGCCCCGGGTTCTGTTCTCGCAAGCGCAGGTCTCGGAGCTGGAGCGGCAATTCAAGCACCACAAATACCTCTCTGCCCCGGAGAGGGAGCATCTGGCCCGTGCGCTCAAGCTCACCTCCACCCAGGTGAAGATCTGGTTCCAGAACCGCAGGTACAAGTGCAAAAGGCAAAGGCAGGATAAGTCCCTGGAGCTGGCTGCCCACCCGCTGCCTGCGCGCAGGGTGGCAGTGCCCGTGGTGCTGGTCAGGGATGGCAAACCCTGCCTTGGGGGGTCCCAGCTTTACCCGGCCCCGTACAGCGCCGGCGCTTACTCCTACAGCTCCTACTACGGTGCCTATAGCAGCAGCCCCTATGGTGGTAGCTATGGGGGGGGCTATGCTGCGGTGCCCCCCAGTGCCACCCCCAGCAGCCACACTGTGAATGGGAGCTTGGGCATGGCCAGCgcagctcagcaccagcccCTGTGCTTGCAAGCCACGGGGCAAGCAGGAATCAGGGCTTGGTAG
- the NKX3-1 gene encoding homeobox protein Nkx-3.1, with translation MSCTPAAAQHTAPIASRPRTSFLIQDILWDGAEQGAQPERGESRGFGSQDGEPGAAAAEGSKGSSAPGHATRSPHPAGASQARGTPQEADKGTPAEPCRSDCAPPPQPMAPCPPRQVKRSRAAFSHSQVLELEREFSHQRYLSAPERARLARALQLTETQVKIWFQNRRYKTKRKEVASGITRLGAPKAAELHGASLLALRSGWHYLPCLYYLSGWSPGW, from the exons ATGAGCTGCACCCCGGCAGCAGCCCAACACACGGCGCCCATCGCCTCCAGGCCCCGGACGTCCTTCCTCATCCAAGACATCCTCTGGGATGGGGCGGAACAGGGAGCGCAGCCGGAGAGGGGCGAGAGCAGAGGATTCGGCAGCCAGGACGGGGAGCCGGGGGCAGCGGCAGCGGAGGGGAGCaagggcagctctgccccagggcACGCCACCAGGAGCCCTCATCCCGCAGGAGCATCCCAAGCCCGAGGGACACCCCAAGAGGCAGACAAAG GCACCCCAGCGGAGCCCTGCCGGTCAGACTGTGCCCCCCCACCGCAGCCCATGGCCCCGTGTCCCCCCAGGCAGGTGAAGCGCTCGCGAGCAGCCTTCTCCCACAGCCAAGTCCTCGAACTGGAGAGGGAATTCAGCCACCAGCGGTACCTGTCTGCCCCCGAGCGAGCCCGCCTGGCCCGGGCCCTGCAGCTCACCGAGACCCAGGTGAAGATCTGGTTCCAGAACAGGAGGTACAAAACCAAGCGGAAAGAGGTGGCCTCCGGCATCACCAGACTGGGCGCGCCGAAAGCGGCCGAGCTccatggagcatccctgctggcGCTGCGGAGCGGATGGCACTACCTGCCCTGCCTCTACTACCTGAGCGGATGGAGCCCTGGCTGGTAG
- the SLC25A37 gene encoding mitoferrin-1 isoform X3 yields the protein MQSLQPDPKAQYRGVYEALKKIVLTEGFWRPLRGINVTMLGAGPAHAMYFACYEKMKKSLSDTFQHGGNSHLANGIAGSVATLLHDAVMNPAEVVKQRMQMFNSPYKSVLACIRTVQKTEGFGAFYRSYTTQLTMNVPFQAIHFITYEFMQEQINPHREYNPRSHIVSGAVAGAVAAAATTPLDVCKTLLNTQENMALSSVNISGHLTGMVNAFKTVYQLGGVSGCFKGVQARVIYQMPSTAIAWSVYEFFKYFLTKHKLEKRAS from the exons ATGCAGAGCTTGCAGCCGGACCCCAAAGCCCAGTACAGGGGCGTGTATGAAGCACTGAAGAAGATTGTCCTGACAGAGGGGTTCTGGAGGCCTTTGCGTGGGATCAATGTCACCATGCTGGGGGCTGGCCCTGCCCATGCCATGTACTTTGCCTGctatgaaaagatgaaaaagtcTCTAAGTGACACTTTCCAGCATGGAGGAAACAGCCACTTGGCCAATG GTATAGCTGGGAGCGTGGCCACGCTACTCCACGACGCAGTGATGAATCCTGCTGAAG TGGTGAAGCAGCGGATGCAGATGTTCAACTCCCCTTACAAGTCCGTCCTGGCGTGCATAAGGACAGTGCAGAAGACGGAAGGGTTTGGTGCCTTCTACCGCAGCTACACCACGCAGCTCACCATGAACGTGCCCTTCCAGGCCATTCACTTCATCACCTACGAGTTCATGCAGGAGCAGATCAACCCGCACAGGGAGTACAACCCGCGGTCCCACATCGTCTCCGGTGCCGTGGCAGGGGCCgtggccgccgccgccaccactCCTCTGGATGTCTGCAAGACCCTGCTCAACACGCAGGAGAACATGGCCTTGAGCTCTGTGAACATCAGCGGGCACCTCACGGGCATGGTGAATGCCTTCAAGACTGTCTATCAGCTGGGGGGTGTCTCGGGGTGTTTCAAGGGGGTGCAAGCACGTGTCATTTACCAGATGCCCTCCACAGCCATTGCGTGGTCCGTGTACGAGTTCTTCAAGTACTTTCTTACAAAGCACAAGCTGGAGAAGAGAGCATCCTAG
- the SLC25A37 gene encoding mitoferrin-1 isoform X2, with protein MMGAHCCSVHGGKTRMQSLQPDPKAQYRGVYEALKKIVLTEGFWRPLRGINVTMLGAGPAHAMYFACYEKMKKSLSDTFQHGGNSHLANGIAGSVATLLHDAVMNPAEVVKQRMQMFNSPYKSVLACIRTVQKTEGFGAFYRSYTTQLTMNVPFQAIHFITYEFMQEQINPHREYNPRSHIVSGAVAGAVAAAATTPLDVCKTLLNTQENMALSSVNISGHLTGMVNAFKTVYQLGGVSGCFKGVQARVIYQMPSTAIAWSVYEFFKYFLTKHKLEKRAS; from the exons ACCAGGATGCAGAGCTTGCAGCCGGACCCCAAAGCCCAGTACAGGGGCGTGTATGAAGCACTGAAGAAGATTGTCCTGACAGAGGGGTTCTGGAGGCCTTTGCGTGGGATCAATGTCACCATGCTGGGGGCTGGCCCTGCCCATGCCATGTACTTTGCCTGctatgaaaagatgaaaaagtcTCTAAGTGACACTTTCCAGCATGGAGGAAACAGCCACTTGGCCAATG GTATAGCTGGGAGCGTGGCCACGCTACTCCACGACGCAGTGATGAATCCTGCTGAAG TGGTGAAGCAGCGGATGCAGATGTTCAACTCCCCTTACAAGTCCGTCCTGGCGTGCATAAGGACAGTGCAGAAGACGGAAGGGTTTGGTGCCTTCTACCGCAGCTACACCACGCAGCTCACCATGAACGTGCCCTTCCAGGCCATTCACTTCATCACCTACGAGTTCATGCAGGAGCAGATCAACCCGCACAGGGAGTACAACCCGCGGTCCCACATCGTCTCCGGTGCCGTGGCAGGGGCCgtggccgccgccgccaccactCCTCTGGATGTCTGCAAGACCCTGCTCAACACGCAGGAGAACATGGCCTTGAGCTCTGTGAACATCAGCGGGCACCTCACGGGCATGGTGAATGCCTTCAAGACTGTCTATCAGCTGGGGGGTGTCTCGGGGTGTTTCAAGGGGGTGCAAGCACGTGTCATTTACCAGATGCCCTCCACAGCCATTGCGTGGTCCGTGTACGAGTTCTTCAAGTACTTTCTTACAAAGCACAAGCTGGAGAAGAGAGCATCCTAG